A DNA window from Mucilaginibacter xinganensis contains the following coding sequences:
- a CDS encoding RDD family protein: protein MTDYYILIDGEQSGPFSYQELTKMNIDVHTRVRSSIADTWQDACDLPEFYPYFESIGIYLPTGDNLASFGWRLLAYVIDYVILSFLMNLVLRMLAVNGFVFNLKSYNDLLKMPVTDILLLQLITSITLVLYNSICEASPMKGSLGKKLCRLVVVDIDGAGLSYLNALLRSVGKAISIFLFYSGFLSIFFTEHRQALHDLLAKTYVVKL from the coding sequence ATGACAGATTATTACATTTTAATTGATGGTGAGCAAAGTGGCCCGTTCAGCTACCAGGAATTAACTAAAATGAACATTGATGTGCATACAAGGGTACGTTCATCTATAGCCGATACCTGGCAGGATGCGTGCGATCTGCCGGAATTTTATCCTTATTTTGAGTCGATTGGAATTTATTTACCAACAGGGGATAACCTGGCCTCGTTTGGCTGGAGATTGCTTGCCTATGTTATCGACTACGTGATCCTGTCCTTTTTAATGAACCTGGTGTTACGGATGCTCGCCGTTAACGGTTTTGTTTTCAATTTAAAGTCTTACAACGATTTGTTAAAGATGCCGGTGACAGATATTCTTTTATTGCAGCTAATTACCAGCATTACGCTTGTATTGTACAATTCAATTTGCGAAGCATCACCGATGAAAGGCAGCCTGGGCAAAAAGTTGTGTCGGCTGGTAGTAGTTGATATTGACGGCGCGGGATTGAGTTATTTGAATGCGCTTTTACGGAGTGTAGGTAAAGCCATTTCAATTTTTCTGTTTTATAGCGGCTTTTTAAGCATCTTTTTTACTGAACACCGCCAGGCGTTGCATGATTTACTGGCAAAAACCTATGTTGTAAAATTGTAG
- a CDS encoding RDD family protein, producing MEPSDNTVFRAVNTYFLVINGKPEGPFTTEELKQHRIKSGDFVKTAEMDDYKEAHEIIELRQVLGFKQEALIPQYFGSFDQRLMASALDWFFVSGVCIVLAFIVSLFISDAATRLIVVLSLFGVIPLVKFIYHIIMESSAKQATYGKQILKIKVCDMQGQRISLGLAAARNLAKLLSVLTFFVGYLFSFFTKQQQCLHDMIAGTLVMKDRLF from the coding sequence ATGGAACCTTCTGATAATACCGTTTTTCGAGCCGTCAATACCTATTTTCTTGTTATCAATGGCAAGCCTGAAGGTCCATTTACCACGGAAGAGTTAAAACAGCACAGAATAAAGTCAGGCGACTTTGTTAAAACAGCAGAAATGGACGACTATAAAGAAGCCCATGAAATTATTGAGCTGAGACAGGTTTTAGGTTTTAAGCAGGAGGCCCTTATTCCCCAGTATTTTGGTAGTTTTGATCAGCGGTTGATGGCTTCTGCGCTTGACTGGTTTTTTGTTTCGGGTGTATGCATTGTGCTTGCCTTTATAGTTAGCTTATTCATCAGCGATGCAGCAACCCGGCTGATAGTTGTTTTGAGCCTTTTTGGCGTTATTCCCCTGGTGAAATTTATCTACCATATAATTATGGAAAGCTCGGCGAAGCAGGCAACCTACGGCAAGCAGATTTTGAAGATAAAAGTTTGCGATATGCAGGGCCAGCGGATCAGCCTTGGCCTGGCAGCGGCGAGAAACCTGGCTAAACTACTTTCCGTGTTAACCTTTTTTGTCGGTTACCTGTTCAGCTTCTTCACAAAACAACAACAATGCCTTCATGATATGATTGCAGGCACTTTGGTGATGAAAGACAGGTTGTTTTGA
- a CDS encoding LiaI-LiaF-like domain-containing protein, whose protein sequence is MKNDKLIPGVILVLIGAAILLGNFGLLHFRWYNIFHLWPIFLVIAGVNLVFAHNKTIWATIIKISVMVIGVGLLFFGDFGDRYNFWPRHNFSYHSDDFDDNNDDDSDSSGSDFKMSGSGAFNEPYNVNIKLARLNITGGGTAYNLSDTTNQLFSASTMDNDSRYLLTNTKTDSVYVVNFKMKDHKGINFDSDKNKAEMRLNSNPIWDISVETGAASLDFDLSKFKIRDLKLHGGAASFNVKLGAPLALTNVDVSTGVSNVEISIPENAACSIETDSGLSGNDFEGFNKTRDNNYETPGFASAKNKIHIHISGGLSGFAVNRY, encoded by the coding sequence ATGAAAAACGATAAATTAATTCCGGGTGTAATCCTGGTGCTTATAGGAGCAGCAATACTGCTGGGCAATTTCGGATTGCTGCATTTTCGGTGGTACAATATATTTCACCTTTGGCCAATATTTTTAGTTATTGCCGGTGTAAACCTGGTATTTGCACATAATAAAACTATTTGGGCAACTATTATAAAAATAAGCGTAATGGTAATTGGTGTAGGCCTGTTGTTTTTTGGCGATTTTGGCGATCGTTATAACTTTTGGCCACGCCACAATTTTAGCTATCACAGCGATGATTTTGATGACAACAACGATGACGATAGCGACAGCAGCGGGTCGGATTTTAAAATGAGCGGTTCGGGCGCTTTTAATGAGCCTTATAACGTTAATATAAAACTTGCCCGTCTTAACATAACCGGCGGCGGTACCGCTTACAATTTATCAGATACTACCAACCAGTTGTTCAGCGCATCAACAATGGATAATGACAGCCGTTATCTTTTAACAAATACTAAAACTGACTCTGTTTATGTGGTTAACTTTAAAATGAAGGATCATAAAGGCATAAACTTCGACTCAGATAAAAACAAAGCCGAAATGCGGTTAAATTCTAACCCTATTTGGGACATAAGCGTTGAAACCGGTGCTGCAAGCCTTGATTTTGACCTGTCGAAATTTAAAATACGTGACCTTAAATTGCATGGCGGCGCGGCTTCCTTTAATGTTAAATTAGGTGCACCTTTAGCGCTAACTAATGTTGATGTTTCAACCGGGGTTTCAAACGTTGAAATAAGCATTCCTGAAAATGCAGCCTGCAGCATTGAGACGGATTCGGGCTTATCAGGTAACGATTTTGAAGGCTTTAATAAAACCCGCGACAACAACTATGAAACTCCGGGTTTCGCATCGGCCAAAAATAAAATACATATCCATATCAGCGGCGGCCTGTCAGGCTTTGCTGTAAACCGGTACTAA
- a CDS encoding PspC domain-containing protein, which produces MNKKLYRDEYHKVFGGVCSGLAEYFEMDVTVMRLLFAFTFFIMGVGFGTYIILWIVLPKKGYLYNNYNNPTVDYTVPPQQAGSQFNTPPQTGNPFGGNPFSANPFENAPVESAAPKQKSHAGVIIGLVLIMVGAAILVDEYDLIPDFDFGRLWPVILVVVGGSLIISGQRKQAWDKEDWKAGPEKEEPAADDQAAPTADNAPTA; this is translated from the coding sequence ATGAACAAAAAACTATATCGTGATGAATACCACAAAGTGTTTGGTGGTGTTTGTTCAGGCCTGGCAGAATATTTCGAAATGGATGTTACTGTTATGCGCCTGCTATTTGCTTTCACCTTTTTTATTATGGGTGTAGGCTTCGGTACTTATATCATTCTATGGATAGTATTACCAAAAAAGGGTTACCTGTACAATAATTATAATAACCCAACGGTAGATTATACCGTGCCGCCACAACAAGCCGGCAGCCAGTTTAATACGCCGCCGCAAACCGGCAATCCTTTTGGTGGCAATCCTTTCAGTGCCAATCCATTTGAAAACGCACCGGTTGAAAGTGCTGCTCCCAAGCAAAAATCGCATGCGGGTGTTATAATAGGTTTGGTGCTTATTATGGTTGGTGCAGCAATCCTTGTTGATGAATATGATCTTATTCCTGATTTTGATTTCGGCAGGTTGTGGCCTGTAATACTGGTTGTGGTTGGCGGTTCGCTGATTATATCCGGCCAAAGAAAACAAGCCTGGGATAAAGAAGACTGGAAAGCTGGCCCCGAAAAAGAAGAACCAGCCGCTGATGACCAGGCTGCACCAACTGCTGACAACGCACCAACTGCATAA
- a CDS encoding SDR family oxidoreductase encodes MKNALITASTKGIGRAIAIAFAKEGINLALCSRNGDDLAAFREVLSVINPSINIYTAVTDVSIKQQLQDFAQGAAQHLGFMSIIVNNAGIYEYSSILNDTETTLDKHVNTNLMPAYELYRYFGKTMMAAREGHIFNICSVASLSPIAEAGTYSVTKYALLGLNKVMRTEMQPYGVKVTAIIPGSTLTDSWKDMEVDKDKMVLPEDVASAVVNIYNMSAGANVDEIVIKPTFGQI; translated from the coding sequence ATGAAAAACGCACTCATAACAGCATCAACAAAAGGCATAGGCAGGGCAATTGCAATAGCGTTTGCAAAAGAAGGCATTAACCTTGCCCTTTGTTCAAGGAACGGCGATGATCTTGCTGCTTTCAGGGAAGTATTATCCGTTATTAATCCCAGTATAAACATATATACCGCTGTTACCGATGTTAGTATAAAACAACAGTTACAAGACTTTGCGCAGGGTGCAGCGCAACACCTTGGTTTTATGAGCATAATTGTTAATAACGCAGGCATTTATGAATACTCCAGCATATTGAACGACACGGAAACTACGCTTGACAAGCATGTAAATACCAACCTGATGCCTGCTTATGAGCTTTACCGTTATTTTGGAAAAACAATGATGGCGGCGCGTGAGGGACATATATTTAACATATGCTCCGTAGCATCGTTAAGCCCTATTGCTGAGGCTGGTACCTATAGTGTAACAAAGTATGCGCTGCTGGGTCTTAACAAAGTAATGCGTACCGAGATGCAGCCATACGGTGTAAAAGTAACGGCCATTATACCTGGCTCAACCCTGACCGACTCATGGAAAGATATGGAGGTTGACAAGGATAAAATGGTTTTGCCTGAAGACGTTGCATCGGCTGTTGTAAACATTTACAACATGAGTGCGGGTGCAAACGTAGATGAAATAGTAATAAAACCGACTTTCGGACAAATATAA
- a CDS encoding GtrA family protein gives MKKLHHALRLFILSVIDFFYKPFKKFIPLQTFRYAAAGGANTVFDIALFSVAYNFIFKKQNIDIGHLTMSPHIASLVFAFCFSLPSGFYLNRYVVFQQSGLRRRSQLIRYLIVVFFCIIFNYLLLKLFVDYFGFYPTPSKALTTALVIIFSYSSQTYFFFKTKTTD, from the coding sequence ATGAAAAAATTGCATCATGCTTTAAGGCTGTTTATTTTATCAGTAATTGATTTCTTTTACAAACCCTTTAAAAAGTTTATTCCCTTGCAAACCTTCCGGTATGCTGCGGCAGGTGGTGCAAATACAGTGTTTGATATTGCTCTTTTTTCTGTTGCCTATAATTTCATTTTCAAAAAACAGAATATAGATATCGGGCATTTAACCATGAGTCCCCACATTGCATCGCTGGTATTTGCTTTTTGTTTTAGTTTGCCTTCTGGCTTTTATCTTAACCGCTATGTAGTATTCCAGCAATCCGGCTTAAGGCGCAGGAGCCAGCTTATCCGGTACCTGATAGTGGTTTTTTTCTGTATAATTTTCAACTACCTGCTCTTGAAATTATTTGTGGATTATTTTGGTTTCTATCCTACTCCATCAAAAGCGTTAACGACAGCGTTGGTGATTATTTTTAGCTATAGCAGCCAAACTTATTTCTTTTTTAAAACAAAAACTACGGACTGA
- a CDS encoding MlaE family ABC transporter permease: MFNSLGKYILLLHLSFRKPEKFKVYWAEVMREMVSVGIGSLGIISIISLFIGAATTIQVAFQLSSPLVPRSIAGSIARDSTILEFSPTISSLVLAGRVGSSIASQIGTMRVTEQIDALEIMGVNAPGYLIAPKIIAGMTMVPLLVIASITLGITGGWIACVLSGDVSPADYISGVHSGFDGLTVRVALVKAVVFGFIIASICAYQGFYTSGGALEVGQSATKGVVYSCVMILFADLVITRLML, translated from the coding sequence ATGTTTAATAGCTTAGGAAAATATATACTCTTACTGCACTTAAGTTTCCGCAAACCCGAAAAATTTAAAGTTTATTGGGCCGAAGTAATGCGCGAAATGGTATCTGTGGGCATCGGATCTCTCGGGATAATCAGTATCATATCATTATTTATAGGTGCCGCCACCACCATACAAGTGGCGTTCCAGTTGTCAAGTCCGTTGGTGCCCCGCAGTATTGCCGGCAGCATAGCGCGCGATTCAACCATCCTTGAGTTTAGTCCAACCATCTCATCATTGGTGCTGGCTGGCCGGGTAGGTTCAAGCATTGCATCGCAAATAGGCACTATGCGGGTAACTGAGCAAATTGATGCCCTGGAAATTATGGGTGTAAATGCGCCTGGCTATTTAATTGCCCCCAAAATTATTGCGGGAATGACGATGGTGCCACTGCTGGTTATTGCATCTATTACCTTAGGCATAACCGGCGGCTGGATTGCCTGTGTATTGTCTGGCGATGTTAGCCCGGCTGATTACATATCAGGTGTACACAGCGGTTTTGATGGCCTTACTGTAAGAGTTGCACTTGTTAAAGCGGTTGTTTTTGGATTTATCATAGCTTCCATCTGTGCTTACCAGGGATTTTACACATCGGGCGGTGCGCTCGAAGTTGGACAGTCAGCTACCAAAGGAGTAGTTTACAGTTGTGTAATGATCTTATTTGCCGATTTGGTTATAACACGTTTAATGCTATGA
- a CDS encoding ABC transporter ATP-binding protein encodes MIEVKDIYKTFGENEVLKGISAKFTAGKNNLIIGGSGSGKTTLLKCIVGLHDPTKGQVFFDDQNFTEMNFTQRVPIRTEIGMLFQNSALFDSMTVEENIMFPLNLFTQQTSAEKLDRANFCLKRVNLEGKNKLYPSELSGGMKKRVGIARAISMQPKYLFVDEPNSGLDPKTSILIDELINELTEEYKITTVIVTHDMNSVMGIGDHIVFLHEGKKWWEGSNKEIAHTDNKELNSFVFASKFMQAAKGKL; translated from the coding sequence ATGATCGAGGTAAAGGATATTTATAAAACATTTGGTGAGAACGAGGTGCTTAAAGGCATTAGTGCAAAGTTTACTGCAGGTAAAAATAACCTTATCATAGGCGGGTCAGGATCAGGGAAAACTACTTTACTTAAATGTATCGTAGGGTTGCACGACCCAACCAAAGGGCAGGTTTTTTTTGATGATCAGAACTTTACAGAAATGAATTTCACCCAGCGGGTGCCCATCCGTACCGAAATAGGAATGCTATTCCAAAACTCCGCATTATTTGACTCAATGACGGTAGAGGAAAATATTATGTTTCCGCTAAACTTGTTTACACAGCAAACAAGTGCCGAAAAACTTGACCGTGCAAATTTTTGTCTCAAGCGAGTTAACCTTGAAGGTAAAAACAAATTATACCCTTCCGAGCTTTCAGGAGGCATGAAAAAAAGAGTAGGAATTGCCCGGGCCATTTCTATGCAGCCTAAATACCTTTTTGTGGATGAGCCAAACTCGGGCCTCGACCCCAAAACTTCTATCCTGATTGATGAACTCATCAACGAACTGACAGAAGAATACAAGATAACTACCGTTATTGTAACACACGATATGAATTCAGTGATGGGCATAGGCGACCATATTGTTTTTTTACACGAGGGCAAAAAATGGTGGGAAGGTTCAAATAAAGAAATAGCACACACCGACAATAAAGAACTCAACTCATTTGTATTTGCCAGCAAGTTTATGCAAGCGGCAAAAGGCAAGTTATAG
- a CDS encoding class I SAM-dependent methyltransferase, protein MIQLLTPIHWKDYELIDCGDFEKLERFGNVILIRPEPQAVWSKALSNSEWQRLHHIKFKGRSATSGEWVKKNPATPDRWHIEYKNPEAGIKFRLALTSFKHLGIFPEQAVNWDYITQNIKKFKTPEPKVLNLFAYTGGASLIARAAGADTTHVDSIKQVVTWANENQELSGLTNIRWVVEDALKFVKRELKRGKKYNGIILDPPAYGHGPNGEKWKLEDNINEMMADVMQLLDPDEHFLILNTYSLGFSSVIIENLIKGAYPQVQNLETGELYLQATAGCKLPLGVFGKFYKTAL, encoded by the coding sequence ATGATCCAACTCCTCACACCAATACACTGGAAAGATTACGAACTGATTGATTGCGGTGATTTTGAAAAATTGGAGCGTTTTGGCAACGTGATATTGATAAGGCCCGAGCCGCAGGCGGTGTGGAGCAAGGCTTTAAGCAATTCAGAGTGGCAACGCCTGCATCATATTAAATTTAAGGGCCGTTCGGCAACATCTGGCGAATGGGTAAAAAAGAACCCGGCCACCCCTGATCGCTGGCATATTGAATACAAAAACCCCGAGGCGGGTATTAAATTCAGGTTAGCGTTAACTTCCTTTAAACACCTCGGGATTTTCCCGGAGCAAGCTGTTAACTGGGACTATATCACCCAAAATATAAAGAAATTCAAAACGCCCGAGCCCAAAGTGCTCAACTTGTTTGCCTATACCGGCGGGGCCTCGCTGATTGCCAGGGCTGCCGGTGCCGATACCACGCATGTTGATTCCATTAAACAGGTGGTTACGTGGGCTAATGAAAACCAGGAGCTTTCGGGCCTCACCAACATTCGCTGGGTGGTTGAAGATGCACTGAAATTTGTAAAACGCGAATTAAAGCGGGGTAAAAAATATAATGGGATCATTCTTGATCCCCCGGCTTACGGGCATGGCCCAAACGGTGAAAAGTGGAAGCTGGAAGATAATATCAATGAAATGATGGCCGATGTGATGCAACTGCTGGATCCCGATGAACATTTCCTGATCTTAAATACCTATTCGCTTGGTTTCTCGTCGGTGATAATTGAAAACCTGATCAAAGGTGCATATCCGCAAGTTCAAAACCTGGAAACCGGGGAGCTTTACCTGCAGGCCACCGCAGGTTGTAAACTACCATTGGGAGTTTTTGGGAAGTTCTATAAAACTGCATTATAG
- a CDS encoding Gfo/Idh/MocA family protein yields MIKWGIIGCGRIAHRFMQGFKAVPGNELVSLWSRREESVNSFAALHGGNACKTVDELLTSDIDAVYIATLPDSHADYCFAAFKAGKHVLCEKPAAINLKSLEEIIAAAKKHNLLFMEGMKPPFYPLYRNLKEYLLNDPIGPVGYVRAGSSVADIAPEHPNFNHELAGGAIMGIGIYEAFLAVDWLGDTKEVQTMGRFGETGIDMFTVFQTLHTNGYAQLYAGFDLHGKGDALICGTLGHVTIHKNWWNPSHATINYLDGRSVDLDVPFTDGGLNYEIAHFCQLIREGKTESPVISYEMSRQMIAMLDIARGQIGLKFKGE; encoded by the coding sequence ATGATAAAATGGGGTATTATTGGTTGCGGGCGTATTGCACACCGGTTTATGCAGGGGTTCAAAGCAGTACCTGGTAATGAATTGGTTTCATTATGGTCGCGCCGTGAAGAATCTGTAAATAGTTTTGCCGCCCTGCATGGTGGTAACGCCTGCAAAACCGTTGACGAATTACTTACAAGCGATATTGACGCCGTATATATAGCAACCCTGCCCGACAGCCACGCCGATTATTGCTTTGCAGCTTTTAAAGCCGGTAAGCATGTGTTGTGTGAGAAACCGGCAGCCATCAATCTTAAAAGCCTGGAGGAAATCATTGCGGCAGCGAAAAAGCACAACCTGCTTTTTATGGAAGGAATGAAGCCGCCTTTTTATCCCTTATATCGTAATTTAAAGGAATACCTGTTGAATGACCCCATCGGCCCGGTAGGTTATGTAAGGGCAGGCTCATCGGTAGCTGATATTGCGCCGGAACACCCGAACTTTAACCACGAACTGGCAGGAGGGGCAATTATGGGGATAGGTATTTACGAAGCATTTTTAGCCGTGGACTGGCTTGGTGACACCAAAGAAGTGCAGACAATGGGGCGCTTCGGCGAAACAGGTATTGATATGTTTACTGTATTTCAAACCCTCCATACAAACGGTTACGCACAGCTATATGCCGGATTTGACTTGCACGGAAAAGGCGATGCCTTGATTTGCGGAACTCTTGGTCATGTAACTATTCATAAAAATTGGTGGAACCCATCCCATGCAACCATTAATTATCTTGATGGCCGCTCGGTTGACCTTGATGTACCCTTTACAGACGGTGGCCTGAACTATGAAATAGCACACTTTTGTCAATTGATCCGTGAGGGTAAAACCGAAAGCCCGGTTATTAGTTACGAAATGTCGAGGCAGATGATTGCAATGCTGGATATTGCAAGGGGGCAGATCGGGTTAAAGTTTAAAGGAGAATAA
- a CDS encoding winged helix-turn-helix domain-containing protein translates to MQNTVFIINDRFFVDAERSELVDKKTGEKNRLEPRLMKLLVLLTAQQGNIVKREFIIKEIWDDYPGANEGLNQAISSLRKLLADEQKAIIQTQPKVGYSLHAVISPVGKRKLQLKKKNVPFMIGAIVLILVVFLTVDIYFQRKALPATNRQVNEKNDAEISRLDSIRQVSKIKLLLKDTLGPAAKGDSLRTK, encoded by the coding sequence ATGCAAAACACAGTATTTATCATTAATGATCGTTTTTTTGTTGACGCAGAAAGAAGCGAGCTGGTGGATAAAAAGACGGGCGAAAAAAATCGCCTTGAGCCCCGTTTGATGAAATTACTCGTTCTGTTGACTGCACAACAGGGCAACATTGTAAAAAGGGAATTCATAATAAAAGAGATTTGGGATGATTACCCCGGGGCAAATGAGGGATTAAACCAGGCAATTTCCTCCCTGCGCAAACTCTTGGCGGATGAACAGAAAGCAATCATACAAACCCAGCCTAAAGTTGGTTATAGCCTGCATGCGGTAATTTCGCCGGTTGGTAAGCGTAAGCTTCAGTTGAAAAAAAAGAATGTACCGTTTATGATTGGTGCGATTGTTCTAATACTCGTGGTGTTTTTGACAGTGGATATTTATTTTCAAAGAAAAGCACTCCCGGCAACTAACCGGCAAGTAAATGAAAAAAACGATGCGGAAATATCAAGACTGGATTCGATCCGTCAGGTTTCGAAAATAAAGCTGTTATTAAAAGATACTTTAGGGCCTGCAGCTAAGGGGGATTCATTGAGGACTAAATAG
- a CDS encoding serine hydrolase domain-containing protein codes for MKTTTKTLFLLILCMVTTARAGGQDIRMRLDTFFKSLYQYGEINGNVLVAEQGNIIYQQSFGLADFENNIPNTDNTEFSLASVSKTFTSTAVLQLRDKNKFKLDEPLAKYLPDFPYRKITIRNLLSHTSGLPDYELYEKQITENPGKIFSNKDVLSSLKMWNKPLSFTPGEKWQYSNTNYCLLALLVEKVSGITFQQYVKQYIFTPAKMNSTYFLKNATHVQDNKRAVNYEYPFLFSDKMQNVDSLAKYRWRTFSASGFIGQGNVITTAADLLKFDDALYHNKLLKKSTLDEAFTPAKLNNGENNIANIGIGKTSYGLGWFIFADSSSGKMVFHTGGQPGALSIFIRNITKKQTVIIFDNTFNRSIYGNGINTMAILNGKAIIIRKKSLTKVYGKVLAIKGVDAAFCKLQRLRADSAHYYLSEGEMNELGLQLLYSGNFTNHDELALETLKLNTLFFPASFNTYDSYGEALAKTGKIQESIFMYKRSIELNPDNEGGKQALKSLLTDKISSDDSKK; via the coding sequence ATGAAAACAACTACCAAGACCCTGTTCCTGCTGATACTATGTATGGTGACAACCGCCCGTGCTGGCGGACAGGACATCCGAATGCGCCTGGATACCTTCTTTAAATCATTATATCAATACGGTGAAATAAACGGAAATGTACTGGTTGCTGAGCAGGGAAACATTATCTATCAACAGTCGTTCGGTTTAGCAGACTTTGAAAACAATATTCCAAATACCGATAACACTGAATTTTCGCTGGCATCTGTCTCAAAAACGTTTACGTCAACAGCAGTTCTGCAGTTAAGAGACAAAAATAAATTTAAGTTAGACGAACCATTGGCAAAATACCTTCCCGATTTCCCGTACCGTAAAATAACTATAAGAAATCTCCTATCCCACACCTCTGGTTTACCCGATTATGAATTATACGAAAAGCAAATCACTGAAAACCCCGGCAAAATATTCAGCAACAAAGACGTATTGTCATCATTAAAAATGTGGAATAAACCGTTAAGTTTTACCCCGGGCGAAAAGTGGCAATACTCCAATACCAACTATTGCCTGCTGGCCCTTCTTGTTGAGAAAGTTTCAGGCATTACCTTTCAGCAATATGTAAAGCAATACATTTTTACACCGGCTAAAATGAATAGTACTTATTTTCTTAAAAATGCCACACACGTTCAGGATAACAAAAGGGCTGTTAACTATGAATATCCTTTTCTATTTTCGGATAAGATGCAAAATGTTGATAGCCTGGCAAAATACAGGTGGAGAACCTTTAGCGCAAGCGGCTTTATAGGGCAGGGTAATGTTATCACCACGGCAGCAGATCTGCTGAAGTTTGATGATGCGCTTTACCACAACAAGCTCTTAAAAAAGTCTACACTAGATGAAGCATTTACACCTGCAAAACTAAACAATGGCGAAAATAATATTGCCAATATTGGAATCGGCAAGACATCGTACGGTCTCGGATGGTTTATATTTGCTGATAGCTCTTCCGGGAAGATGGTTTTCCACACAGGTGGGCAACCTGGCGCCTTAAGTATCTTTATCAGGAATATCACCAAAAAACAAACCGTCATCATTTTTGATAATACATTTAACCGGAGCATTTACGGAAACGGAATTAACACGATGGCTATCCTTAACGGCAAGGCTATAATTATCCGTAAAAAGTCTTTAACGAAGGTATATGGTAAAGTATTAGCAATCAAAGGTGTAGATGCGGCGTTCTGTAAACTCCAACGCTTAAGAGCCGATTCGGCACATTATTATTTAAGCGAAGGCGAAATGAACGAATTAGGCCTGCAGCTCCTTTATTCGGGAAATTTTACTAATCACGACGAACTCGCGCTCGAAACGTTGAAACTTAATACTTTGTTTTTTCCAGCAAGTTTCAATACTTATGATAGCTATGGAGAAGCTTTGGCCAAAACGGGCAAAATACAGGAATCAATCTTTATGTATAAGAGATCAATCGAATTAAACCCGGATAATGAAGGTGGTAAACAAGCATTGAAAAGCCTTTTAACCGATAAAATAAGTAGTGACGATAGTAAAAAGTAA